The Lolium perenne isolate Kyuss_39 chromosome 6, Kyuss_2.0, whole genome shotgun sequence genome segment GCAAAATTTCCACCTTTAATCTAGAGCGGCCAAATTCCGACTCGTGTCATTTGGCCTTCATCCTCCACGAGCAAAAGGTAATAAATCCGCCTAAAGATTGAGATAGCTTGGGGCCAAAGTTGCCATGGATCCGACTAAGAACTGAAACAGCTTACGGATCCGGCTACTTCATCCAACTTCTTCAGCTTCAACGGTTCCAACTTGCTTTGGTTGACGGAAGGACAAAAACAGGTGCTAACAATCCGCTTCCGATCGGAGTTCGCTCCGAATCCGCTCCATATCCGCAATCCTATATAATCGTGCATTATCCAACCAACCCGAATCTGTTAAAAATAATATGGAAACAACAATATCCAATTCGATCTGTTTACACCCTTACATGTTTCGTGTCAAAGACTCAATTGAAGGGGCTCAACGACGATGGGCGCTAATCTTTAGGGGCACGTGCACGAAGCTTCcgagttgtcatcaacaacgccgTTAGGTGGTTTAAGAACTTTGATGTAATTTGTATTATGCTTGGTGTGCTTTGTAATTCTGGTGAACTATAATAGATTCTTCCAGAAAAAGAGAGATCTTCTATAATAGATTGGGATCCTCTTTCAGAAAAAGAGATCGGATAACGTTATTAGCGAGTTCTTATTATTTGTTTTCTCACCAAGTGAAGCTTCTGCATACTACCAAGTGAAGCCACTACGCCAACATGGGATTGGTGGAGAAAATGGAGACATGATGGTTTAATATTAAGCATCTCTAGAGAATTAAGCCATCATGCCCAAAGCTTACAATCTTGGGCAGGGAGCTAGCATACATGGTTAGAGAAGGTAGGTGGATGAGGTGGCATTACAGCAGAGTACAAGGAGTACATTGGTATTTTTCCAGCATTATTCCATCAAAACAAATAGGATTGGGAGATCAGTTAACCCAGAGACAAACAACAGCGGCTGCAGTACCAACTCAATACCCAGgtctcttctttttcttcttctataTAATACGCAGGATCCATCATTCTAATACAACATCTCGCAGTACAATCGATACGCAGGGTTTCTATCACGACTGCCGCATCAGGAATCCGCAGCAACTCCTCTAATAAGACTAGTTTCACGGGCAACGACCTACTCGCGGATGGAGTTGATGTCGATGTTGGAAGATCTCGAATCCATCTGCCTCATCAGGCCTGCTGGTGCCCATCCGCCCATCGGGTGGGGCGGCATGTTCATGTTGTGCTCGGGAGGTGCCATTGCGAGGGGCTCTTCGCTGCCACCCCCATCATGCTCCTCATTCTCCATGTCTTGCtcagatttggcttggtttttctGTGGACCCCCATACATAGGAGACCCTGAGTCCATCTGGTTCATCAGGCCAGGTGGCCATCCGCTCATCGGGTTAGGCGGCATGTTGTGATCTGACAGCGCCATCGTGGGGGCATCTTCCTCGCCACCATTCTGCTCTTGATTCTGCTCCATGTGTTGCTCTGCTTTGGCTTTGCTTTTCTTTGATCCACCGCCATACATGAAACTTCCCACTATCACCTGGGGCAATGCACGAGCGATCGGTTAGAACCAACAGATTAACTTAACCGCAATAAATCAGAATATACAATACTCATAACAGGCTCCCAGTTTGGGAAAAGTAACTACGTACAGGAGACAagacacataaataaataaccaaAATTCTGAGATTGATTGGATGAGATGTCATACCTGAACAGTTCCAGCTGCTGTCAGGACTCCGCCAACACTCCCACCAATAACCCTATGGTCAGGACCGCACAAAGCTATGCAAAGGCCTCCACTTCGAGTGCGGGTACCGCCTTCCTCTAGCACCAAATATGATCCAGAAAGACACAGGATTTCGAATCGACCCTGCCAAAGCAACGGCAACACATAAAAATGCGGACAAAATAGTTCTTCTCAGGCTCAAGAGTAAAACCGTACAAGTCAGCAGttcaatgaaaaaaatgaaaataacaGCGAAAGTTCTTAGCATAGAAAACTAATTTGGAGCAGCTAGTTAAAGCACATTTGCGATTTAGACATTAAATGATGTAATTTATATATATAACTATGTGTAGTCAAAATCTTTTTACCCCCAAACAACAGGTTATTGAAACAACCATCAGTAAAGTATTTTAACAAGTTGAGAGAGCTCAGCCCTTTTGACTTGGGCCAAAGTACAGGACAGAGGTATATTTAACCCTGAACTGAAAAGTACAGGATAGTTGGTACTTCCTCGGTTTCAATTAATTGAAACAGCTGTGTTTATATGCATGTACGGTCAATTAATTTGGAAAGGAGGGAGTACATCCTTTGCTGTAAATAAGAGTGTGTGAGAATAACAAAAGCGTGCATGTCATAGTAAGATACTATAACAGCACTAAGTATCAAGACACCTAGAGCACGATACCTCATATGTCACTGAACCAGAATCCGAATCCTGCAGAAGGGTAGCAGTGGAGACAGCTCCTGTTGCTGAAATGATGCAAATAGCTCTTGGGCCTTGTTGAGAGAAAGCCATTATTCTGGCATGAATGTCCTGCACATATACGAAACTTAAAATTGAAAAACAGCCAGGCATATAGAACAATGTTTGAAAACTATGAAGTATTTCGTAGAACAAACAGAAGAGCCAGATACACTGCAGTTTCTCACAAGAAAAACTATCTACTTATCTACATAATTTAGCTTGGATGTCACCACACTGATGCTACTATAGCTGGTGGTCTCCAATTACTTGCATTTTAGGTTTCAACATGATTTGACCACAGCATCTAATAGTCCGTACAAAAGTCTGGAATTAATGTATACAGACACTAAATGTGACCTATGGAACTAATTATATGACAAGTGATATAAAAGAAGTTCCTTTACGAACAACAAATAAAAGCTTGCACTAGTCAATTGGTTAATTAAGCATTTGCCTTTTCTGCTACGTCATCTGTCACATTCATCTTACTTCCACAGGAAACTGAACCGATATAAAACATATGGCAAATCAACAAACTATTTGAAGGCAATTTAGTGCATTATTAGATAGAATCTTTCATCGCTCGTAGCAACCAACAGTCCAGCAGTTTAATGGTATAATAAcaccaaaataaatgaaaaacgtaTGTCAGGCCATCAGCACACCACTACTAGAAAACAGTACAACTGATAAAAATTTATTGATCACTCTCAACCTACCTCTCCAGCTGAAATAATAATCACATGAGGAGTAAAGCCTGTTCCAACAGAGCCAAGAAACCACTTTCCTGAGAAAGATAAAATAAAAGCAAGCAtgagaaagaaagaagaaaatggcTGTACTGCAAATGTGTACTTCTTTGTCTTTTTTAAAGGAAAAGGCAGATGCAAACAGCTTGCTTAACAGAATTGAGTCAACATACACCTTGAGTAATTCATCGATTCAAGAGATACGGAACATGATCTCAGGGAGTAAAGTCATTTCTTTCAGTTTGAACATTGTAACAGTTAAAAATCACATTTATTTATTAGAAAAAAGCATAACATTTAGAGAAATGTCAAGACATGTGGTGTGTAGCAGGAGACTACATAAAAAGAATGTGGATAATAATATTTGGCATGTCTTCCAACTGACAATAGAAAAAGGTGAGTAACAACCAACTAATCATGGGCAGGTACTTGGGAGCAATATAGGAAAAGCATAAAGTAGAGAAACAATACAAACATGGTTTCCGGATTTTATCAACGTATCAGATAGTATAAACCAGATTGTTTCCATATCTATGATGAAAAGCTATCATGAAAAATGATACTATAGCATTATTGGCATCATATAATTGCGAAGTTTACAACCAGCTACCAGATACATGCCAAAAACATATAGGAAATGCATTATCCCCAATGCCATAAAGCGATCATCTCCGTAGCATTAACAGAAACACTCAGACACTCGAAATACTAATCAGCATAAAGCGCGCAAGACAGTCATCATCATGAAACACGCAAGGATATGGGTGCAGGCGCTCACCAAGCGAAGCCAGCTGCTGCATCTTCCCGGACCCAGGCGGGCGCCCTCTGGGCCGCTTCTCTGCCAGCGCGCCCGAACCAGACCCCCCGGAAGCTGGTGTGGTAACAATGGCCCCCGGCCCAAACCCAGAGCCAGGCGTGGCTACCATGGTCCCCATTCCGGAGCCGGACGAGTGGGGCGTGGAGGGGGACGGCGAGGAGAGCCCCAGCGCCGTGGCCGACCCGTCGGGCTTGTACTTCCTGGGCCGCCCGCGCTTCTTCTTCACCTGCTCGTCCTGGCCGCCCTCGCTCCCCTGCTGATCCCCTTTGCCGTCGGCGGCCGCACCACCACCCATGCCGCCACCATCGGCGCCCTGGTGCTGTTGCTCCTGCTGCTGCGGCGGCGGCAGCATGTGGGGCGAGGAGGCGTTCTGGTGGTGGAACCCGCCCTGCCCAATGTGGGCGGGTGCCCCGAAGGGCTGCTGCTGGAAGGCGTACCCGGCCGAGACGGCGTCAAGCTGCTGCCGGTAGCCGCCGGGCGGCGCGGCGTGGAAGGCGGCGCCGGCCGGTCCCGGCGCCGGGGGCGAGCCCATCCCGCGGTGCTGCACGTAGAAGGGCGAGTAGTTGGGGCCCGACGTCGCGGTGGACTCCCGCCCATCCATTCATGGAATGGGCAGCCGGGGCCGGACGTTTCGGGGAGGTACCGGAGCGCGCACGCGAACGGGCGCGGGCGGCCTCGGAGATCTCGCCCACCAACTCCCGCACGCAGAGCAGAGAGGGGCAGCCGTTCTTGCCGCGAGATCAGATCGAGAGGAGGGTGAGATCTTCTGGGGTGGAACCGGCGGGGGCGAGAGGGACGGGTGAGGC includes the following:
- the LOC127305265 gene encoding AT-hook motif nuclear-localized protein 5; this translates as MDGRESTATSGPNYSPFYVQHRGMGSPPAPGPAGAAFHAAPPGGYRQQLDAVSAGYAFQQQPFGAPAHIGQGGFHHQNASSPHMLPPPQQQEQQHQGADGGGMGGGAAADGKGDQQGSEGGQDEQVKKKRGRPRKYKPDGSATALGLSSPSPSTPHSSGSGMGTMVATPGSGFGPGAIVTTPASGGSGSGALAEKRPRGRPPGSGKMQQLASLGKWFLGSVGTGFTPHVIIISAGEDIHARIMAFSQQGPRAICIISATGAVSTATLLQDSDSGSVTYEGRFEILCLSGSYLVLEEGGTRTRSGGLCIALCGPDHRVIGGSVGGVLTAAGTVQVIVGSFMYGGGSKKSKAKAEQHMEQNQEQNGGEEDAPTMALSDHNMPPNPMSGWPPGLMNQMDSGSPMYGGPQKNQAKSEQDMENEEHDGGGSEEPLAMAPPEHNMNMPPHPMGGWAPAGLMRQMDSRSSNIDINSIRE